The following proteins come from a genomic window of Phacochoerus africanus isolate WHEZ1 chromosome 9, ROS_Pafr_v1, whole genome shotgun sequence:
- the MYLK4 gene encoding myosin light chain kinase family member 4 isoform X4 encodes MDVSLRRKEVWIIGSVCLLSSPVLWRVLRSVMTPGGHRQAPALEDTQAKENAWSHPGLETAPAEDKRTAPPSERPSQKSQPSPETETGNECDKPPAEKTPASAAQRGSAAPPPEGPHDGVQDLAPGTPAESRRRADGRDVSLPEGPSAREGEAQGRADRTLRPAREGRHEERRSEEEPGGGEARAKGRSETPGEPEPDQRSGDEQCTDQTEGEHVGDRCISSIKAVATSRTPGNSAIGPALPHAEPAEPSGGSKRRGAAESSVQEENKKSRIDAACAGEGHARRRTPETRQAAGSSQGQAQAAAGSKSPGQQDPPDDGLVPAAPFDHRIVTAKQAAVTSFYTVSRTEILGGGRFGQVHKCEEKATGLKLAAKIIKTRGAKDKDEAKNEISVMNQLDHVNLIQLYDAFESKHDVVLVLEYVDGGEPFDRIIDDNCSLTELDTILFIRQICEGIRHMHQMYVLHLDLKPENILCVNRDTKQIKIIDFGLARRYKPREKLKVNFGTPEFLAPEVVNYDFVSFPTDMWSVGVIAYMLLSGLSPFLGDTDTETLNNILACRWDLEDAEFQDVSEEAREFISKLLIKEKRRGRIAALTPRTSRPNSLWKVPIGKENCCGCCCFERIFGKISSSDALTP; translated from the exons GCGAAGGAGAATGCGTGGTCACACCCCGGCCTGGAAACAGCACCTGCCGAAGACAAGAGGACAGCGCCCCCTTCAG AGAGACCTTCCCAGAAGAGCCAGCCCTCCCCTGAGACGGAAACGGGTAACGAATGCGACAAGCCACCTGCCGAGAAGACCCCCGCCTCTGCGGCTCAGAGGGGGTCCGCCGCCCCTCCTCCCGAAGGACCCCACGACGGAGTCCAAGACCTCGCTCCAGGGACACCCGCAGAGTCCAGACGACGTGCAGACGGAAGGGACGTCTCGCTCCCAGAGGGACCGAGTGCCAGGGAGGGAGAGGCGCAGGGCCGTGCGGACCGAACCCTGCGTCCGGCCCGCGAAGGGCGGCACGAAGAGCGTCGCTCTGAGGAGGAGCCTGGCGGCGGGGAAGCTCGGGCCAAGGGCAGGTCCGAGACTCCAGGTGAGCCGGAGCCGGACCAGCGTTCAGGTGACGAGCAGTGCACTGATCAGACCGAAGGCGAGCACGTCGGTGACAG GTGTATCAGCAGCATAAAAGCTGTTGCCACATCACGCACCCCGGGAAACTCAGCGATAGGACCGGCTCTGCCGCACGCCGAGCCCGCAGAGCCCTCGGGCGGCAGTAAGCGGAGAGGAGCGGCCGAGAGCTCGGTCCAGGAGGAGAACAAGAAGAGCAGAATCGACGCGGCCTGTGCAGGCGAGGGACATGCACGCAGGAGGACACCGGAAACCCGGCAGGCTGCGGGGAGCAGCCAAGGCCAAGCCCAGGCAGCAGCCGGATCCAAGAGCCCGGGGCAGCAAGACCCACCGG ATGACGGCCTGGTCCCCGCCGCCCCCTTCGATCACCGCATCGTGACAGCCAAGCAGGCCGCGGTCACCAGCTTCTACACCGTGAGCAGAACGGAGATCCTCGGAGG GGGGCGCTTCGGCCAGGTTCACAAGTGTGAAGAGAAAGCCACAGGCCTGAAGCTGGCGGCCAAGATCATCAAGACCAGAGGCGCGAAGGACAAG GACGAGGCGAAGAACGAGATCAGCGTCATGAACCAGCTGGACCACGTGAACCTCATTCAGCTGTACGACGCCTTCGAGTCTAAGCACGACGTCGTCCTGGTCCTGGAGTA CGTGGACGGAGGGGAGCCGTTCGACCGCATCATTGACGACAACTGCAGCCTGACCGAGCTCGATACCATCCTGTTCATCAGGCAGATCTGCGAGGGgataagacacatgcaccagaTGTACGTCCTCCACCTGGACCTGAAG CCTGAGAACATCCTGTGTGTGAATCGCGacactaaacaaataaaaattattgactTTGGATTGGCCAGAAG GTACAAGCCCCGAGAGAAGCTGAAGGTGAACTTTGGGACGCCCGAGTTCCTCGCCCCGGAGGTGGTCAACTACGACTTCGTGTCGTTTCCCACGGACATGTGGAGCGTGGGCGTCATCGCCTACATGCT ACTCAGCGGCTTGTCCCCGTTCCTGGGAGATACTGACACCGAGACCCTGAACAACATCCTGGCCTGCAGGTGGGACCTTGAGGATGCAGAATTTCAGGACGTGTCGGAGGAGGCCCGGGAGTTCATCTCCAAGCTTCTGATCAAGGAGAAGAG AAGAGGAAGAATTGCTGCCCTGACGCCCAGGACCTCGAGGCCAAATAGCCTTTGGAAGGTGCCCATCGGAAAG GAAAACTGCTGTGGTTGCTGCTGCTTTGAGAGGATTTTTGGAAAAATCAGCAGTTCTGATGCCTTGACCCCATGA